In Rhododendron vialii isolate Sample 1 chromosome 9a, ASM3025357v1, the following are encoded in one genomic region:
- the LOC131300406 gene encoding F-box/kelch-repeat protein At3g23880-like isoform X5 yields the protein MSLLRFGSVCKSWLSLISNSQFVKTHLSKTSYKGGGGDDDGDGDGDDYTRHILVLNSYNSHTGLKTTSYTGLKTCSLETLDSVLEYQLWENVVDLNYPFDDFNQFVVIVGSCNGLMCVASNTRALYLLNPSTKKSKRLPDSGVKRGWHPQDAYGFGFDESNDDYKVVLILYDRGGGFSADSNVMVYTLRTDSWRKIGGLSCGIPFGVLGKFLNGSIHWVVCDKSGSSCSYVIVSIDLEKEAYDVEKIILMFG from the exons ATGTCTCTTTTGCGATTCGGGTCAGTTTGCAAATCATGGCTTTCTTTGATTTCAAATTCCCAATTTGTTAAAACCCATCTCAGTAAAACATCTTAtaagggtggtggtggtgatgatgatggtgatggtgatggtgatgattATACCCGCCACATACTTGTTTTGAATAGTTACAATAGTCATACTGGACTGAAGACAACATCTTATACTGGACTGAAGACATGTTCACTAGAAACGCTAGACTCTGTATTGGAGTATCAACTATGGGAGAATGTGGTTGACCTCAACTATCCATTTGATGACTTTAATCAGTTTGTTGTTATTGTGGGTTCCTGTAATGGGTTGATGTGTGTTGCTTCTAATACGAGGGCTTTATATCTATTGAACCCATCTACTAAGAAATCTAAGAGATTGCCAGATTCGGGAGTTAAGAGGGGGTGGCATCCTCAAGATGCATATGGGTTTGGTTTTGATGAGTCTAATGATGACTACAAAGTGGTGCTGATATTATATGATAGAGGTGGTGGGTTTTCAGCTGACAGCAACGTGATGGTTTATACGTTAAGGACAGACTCATGGAGAAAGATTGGAGGCCTTTCTTGTGGTATTCCTTTTGGCGttttagggaaatttttgaATGGGTCGATCCATTGGGTTGTTTGTGACAAAAGTGGTTCAAGCTGCTCTTATGTCATTGTTTctattgatttggaaaaagagGCCTATG ATGTCGAGAAAATTATACTGATGTTTGGATAA
- the LOC131300406 gene encoding F-box/kelch-repeat protein At3g23880-like isoform X1, translated as MSLLRFGSVCKSWLSLISNSQFVKTHLSKTSYKGGGGDDDGDGDGDDYTRHILVLNSYNSHTGLKTTSYTGLKTCSLETLDSVLEYQLWENVVDLNYPFDDFNQFVVIVGSCNGLMCVASNTRALYLLNPSTKKSKRLPDSGVKRGWHPQDAYGFGFDESNDDYKVVLILYDRGGGFSADSNVMVYTLRTDSWRKIGGLSCGIPFGVLGKFLNGSIHWVVCDKSGSSCSYVIVSIDLEKEAYGEVLPPTYGDGFFNLELYVLKGSLGVLCRCRENYTDVWIIKEYGKIDPWTKLFTLQEVAEPRFGQFSTTVCTSNNGELLILYRLRFSIYSPKNGTFRNPIFHNVDPWPCLQMCTYVESLVSPNADNLVQRQHQ; from the coding sequence ATGTCTCTTTTGCGATTCGGGTCAGTTTGCAAATCATGGCTTTCTTTGATTTCAAATTCCCAATTTGTTAAAACCCATCTCAGTAAAACATCTTAtaagggtggtggtggtgatgatgatggtgatggtgatggtgatgattATACCCGCCACATACTTGTTTTGAATAGTTACAATAGTCATACTGGACTGAAGACAACATCTTATACTGGACTGAAGACATGTTCACTAGAAACGCTAGACTCTGTATTGGAGTATCAACTATGGGAGAATGTGGTTGACCTCAACTATCCATTTGATGACTTTAATCAGTTTGTTGTTATTGTGGGTTCCTGTAATGGGTTGATGTGTGTTGCTTCTAATACGAGGGCTTTATATCTATTGAACCCATCTACTAAGAAATCTAAGAGATTGCCAGATTCGGGAGTTAAGAGGGGGTGGCATCCTCAAGATGCATATGGGTTTGGTTTTGATGAGTCTAATGATGACTACAAAGTGGTGCTGATATTATATGATAGAGGTGGTGGGTTTTCAGCTGACAGCAACGTGATGGTTTATACGTTAAGGACAGACTCATGGAGAAAGATTGGAGGCCTTTCTTGTGGTATTCCTTTTGGCGttttagggaaatttttgaATGGGTCGATCCATTGGGTTGTTTGTGACAAAAGTGGTTCAAGCTGCTCTTATGTCATTGTTTctattgatttggaaaaagagGCCTATGGTGAGGTTTTGCCGCCTACTTATGGTGATGGTTTTTTCAATTTGGAATTGTATGTTTTAAAAGGAAGCCTTGGTGTGTTGTGTAGATGTCGAGAAAATTATACTGATGTTTGGATAATAAAGGAGTATGGGAAGATAGATCCTTGGACCAAGTTGTTCACACTCCAGGAGGTAGCTGAACCACGGTTTGGTCAATTCTCAACAACAGTGTGCACTTCAAATAATGGCGAACTTTTGATATTATACAGACTGAGGTTTAGTATATACAGTCCAAAAAATGGTACTTTTAGGAATCCGATATTTCATAACGTGGACCCCTGGCCCTGTCTACAAATGTGTACCTATGTTGAGAGCTTAGTCTCACCCAATGCTGACAATTTGGTTCAAAGGCAACACCAATAA
- the LOC131300406 gene encoding F-box/kelch-repeat protein At3g23880-like isoform X3, with product MSLLRFGALYLLNPSTKKSKRLPDSGVKRGWHPQDAYGFGFDESNDDYKVVLILYDRGGGFSADSNVMVYTLRTDSWRKIGGLSCGIPFGVLGKFLNGSIHWVVCDKSGSSCSYVIVSIDLEKEAYGEVLPPTYGDGFFNLELYVLKGSLGVLCRCRENYTDVWIIKEYGKIDPWTKLFTLQEVAEPRFGQFSTTVCTSNNGELLILYRLRFSIYSPKNGTFRNPIFHNVDPWPCLQMCTYVESLVSPNADNLVQRQHQ from the exons ATGTCTCTTTTGCGATTCGG GGCTTTATATCTATTGAACCCATCTACTAAGAAATCTAAGAGATTGCCAGATTCGGGAGTTAAGAGGGGGTGGCATCCTCAAGATGCATATGGGTTTGGTTTTGATGAGTCTAATGATGACTACAAAGTGGTGCTGATATTATATGATAGAGGTGGTGGGTTTTCAGCTGACAGCAACGTGATGGTTTATACGTTAAGGACAGACTCATGGAGAAAGATTGGAGGCCTTTCTTGTGGTATTCCTTTTGGCGttttagggaaatttttgaATGGGTCGATCCATTGGGTTGTTTGTGACAAAAGTGGTTCAAGCTGCTCTTATGTCATTGTTTctattgatttggaaaaagagGCCTATGGTGAGGTTTTGCCGCCTACTTATGGTGATGGTTTTTTCAATTTGGAATTGTATGTTTTAAAAGGAAGCCTTGGTGTGTTGTGTAGATGTCGAGAAAATTATACTGATGTTTGGATAATAAAGGAGTATGGGAAGATAGATCCTTGGACCAAGTTGTTCACACTCCAGGAGGTAGCTGAACCACGGTTTGGTCAATTCTCAACAACAGTGTGCACTTCAAATAATGGCGAACTTTTGATATTATACAGACTGAGGTTTAGTATATACAGTCCAAAAAATGGTACTTTTAGGAATCCGATATTTCATAACGTGGACCCCTGGCCCTGTCTACAAATGTGTACCTATGTTGAGAGCTTAGTCTCACCCAATGCTGACAATTTGGTTCAAAGGCAACACCAATAA
- the LOC131300406 gene encoding F-box/kelch-repeat protein At3g23880-like isoform X2, which produces MSLLRFGHTGLKTTSYTGLKTCSLETLDSVLEYQLWENVVDLNYPFDDFNQFVVIVGSCNGLMCVASNTRALYLLNPSTKKSKRLPDSGVKRGWHPQDAYGFGFDESNDDYKVVLILYDRGGGFSADSNVMVYTLRTDSWRKIGGLSCGIPFGVLGKFLNGSIHWVVCDKSGSSCSYVIVSIDLEKEAYGEVLPPTYGDGFFNLELYVLKGSLGVLCRCRENYTDVWIIKEYGKIDPWTKLFTLQEVAEPRFGQFSTTVCTSNNGELLILYRLRFSIYSPKNGTFRNPIFHNVDPWPCLQMCTYVESLVSPNADNLVQRQHQ; this is translated from the exons ATGTCTCTTTTGCGATTCGG TCATACTGGACTGAAGACAACATCTTATACTGGACTGAAGACATGTTCACTAGAAACGCTAGACTCTGTATTGGAGTATCAACTATGGGAGAATGTGGTTGACCTCAACTATCCATTTGATGACTTTAATCAGTTTGTTGTTATTGTGGGTTCCTGTAATGGGTTGATGTGTGTTGCTTCTAATACGAGGGCTTTATATCTATTGAACCCATCTACTAAGAAATCTAAGAGATTGCCAGATTCGGGAGTTAAGAGGGGGTGGCATCCTCAAGATGCATATGGGTTTGGTTTTGATGAGTCTAATGATGACTACAAAGTGGTGCTGATATTATATGATAGAGGTGGTGGGTTTTCAGCTGACAGCAACGTGATGGTTTATACGTTAAGGACAGACTCATGGAGAAAGATTGGAGGCCTTTCTTGTGGTATTCCTTTTGGCGttttagggaaatttttgaATGGGTCGATCCATTGGGTTGTTTGTGACAAAAGTGGTTCAAGCTGCTCTTATGTCATTGTTTctattgatttggaaaaagagGCCTATGGTGAGGTTTTGCCGCCTACTTATGGTGATGGTTTTTTCAATTTGGAATTGTATGTTTTAAAAGGAAGCCTTGGTGTGTTGTGTAGATGTCGAGAAAATTATACTGATGTTTGGATAATAAAGGAGTATGGGAAGATAGATCCTTGGACCAAGTTGTTCACACTCCAGGAGGTAGCTGAACCACGGTTTGGTCAATTCTCAACAACAGTGTGCACTTCAAATAATGGCGAACTTTTGATATTATACAGACTGAGGTTTAGTATATACAGTCCAAAAAATGGTACTTTTAGGAATCCGATATTTCATAACGTGGACCCCTGGCCCTGTCTACAAATGTGTACCTATGTTGAGAGCTTAGTCTCACCCAATGCTGACAATTTGGTTCAAAGGCAACACCAATAA
- the LOC131300406 gene encoding F-box/kelch-repeat protein At3g23880-like isoform X4, with protein MWALYLLNPSTKKSKRLPDSGVKRGWHPQDAYGFGFDESNDDYKVVLILYDRGGGFSADSNVMVYTLRTDSWRKIGGLSCGIPFGVLGKFLNGSIHWVVCDKSGSSCSYVIVSIDLEKEAYGEVLPPTYGDGFFNLELYVLKGSLGVLCRCRENYTDVWIIKEYGKIDPWTKLFTLQEVAEPRFGQFSTTVCTSNNGELLILYRLRFSIYSPKNGTFRNPIFHNVDPWPCLQMCTYVESLVSPNADNLVQRQHQ; from the exons ATGTG GGCTTTATATCTATTGAACCCATCTACTAAGAAATCTAAGAGATTGCCAGATTCGGGAGTTAAGAGGGGGTGGCATCCTCAAGATGCATATGGGTTTGGTTTTGATGAGTCTAATGATGACTACAAAGTGGTGCTGATATTATATGATAGAGGTGGTGGGTTTTCAGCTGACAGCAACGTGATGGTTTATACGTTAAGGACAGACTCATGGAGAAAGATTGGAGGCCTTTCTTGTGGTATTCCTTTTGGCGttttagggaaatttttgaATGGGTCGATCCATTGGGTTGTTTGTGACAAAAGTGGTTCAAGCTGCTCTTATGTCATTGTTTctattgatttggaaaaagagGCCTATGGTGAGGTTTTGCCGCCTACTTATGGTGATGGTTTTTTCAATTTGGAATTGTATGTTTTAAAAGGAAGCCTTGGTGTGTTGTGTAGATGTCGAGAAAATTATACTGATGTTTGGATAATAAAGGAGTATGGGAAGATAGATCCTTGGACCAAGTTGTTCACACTCCAGGAGGTAGCTGAACCACGGTTTGGTCAATTCTCAACAACAGTGTGCACTTCAAATAATGGCGAACTTTTGATATTATACAGACTGAGGTTTAGTATATACAGTCCAAAAAATGGTACTTTTAGGAATCCGATATTTCATAACGTGGACCCCTGGCCCTGTCTACAAATGTGTACCTATGTTGAGAGCTTAGTCTCACCCAATGCTGACAATTTGGTTCAAAGGCAACACCAATAA